One window of Camelus dromedarius isolate mCamDro1 chromosome 18, mCamDro1.pat, whole genome shotgun sequence genomic DNA carries:
- the KIAA1755 gene encoding uncharacterized protein KIAA1755 homolog yields MDPPSLDTAIQHTLAGLYPPFEATAPTILGQVFRLLDSDFRGDGLSFLLDFLIPAKRLCEQVREAACAPYSHRVFLHEGWPLCLRNEVVVHLAPLNPLLLRQGDFYLQVEPQEEQSVCIMIKCLSVDLRTVDTKPVPVASYPVLFTQAWLEAINGDFEGSPLHNCLVASGDGIAPVPWTKITSPEFVDDRPQAVNVLSSAWRSLQLEALDLSSPQELHQARSPGSQVLLTQSLAKGKGRTYGNKYPGLIKVEQTGPGEVAFRMDDVTSQDLEGDYVALLDFSQESRGVSPRKEMETSNGCRLGALVELSGAKEIPFSQRILPLSGASGGHSLEKWACEKPASSEEELCVLGLRTKVNHKVPTQDSEHQPQEPYLSILVNPLHCASGLRVGVSEEPAASKTQGPLGNPESMVQFSLGPKQASSPRLRPSSPPAAPAPETKMEERTKQGDGRLPKPVTSPSRNTSSFSSPAPGLKLSLLKGQRQARAPPEKVSLQHDGPWKVLCSLYSPKPSRAKCLGKAGTTQTKTSGPDADSDPLTEQKDGFPEALAGPPEKGPTLTEDPPGPEPRIGTLSVEIFRSRIACLPGGRDRAGRPLLLVSTTKGPWEAPWCTASEVTKLFSYLCTVPRPEDKTKGLAVVIDARKQPPHPGLVSALQATQALVPASIRAMLFLGEKEAALQLEALPDIQVEVLTSLKALSHHVDPSQLPTALEGPFPYCHGEWVQFFQKLDPFLADLRQASSLLKASIKEFEKCDPPGGVQEASRCLSKSKELMEAVLRDPGLLGLQREGGATLARLWQEGSRLDFNPDVRSHLAEAAALYSLVDEQLHVLVTASNHLLRRLELRVRLGRLEAAIHQVGNWIEQEGNRCLQVLTPKDGSLETVEKAHAEFEDFFLQAAAQYRHGLELSKEAAQLGAAARGSGEAGGTELPELVAFSFTQRAFQAKLTHFYMAAERQRTDLETLLHLHHFCKKVTWFHMDCQDLMAQLRLGKAQKASPGDQRRLHRYLQRLASEFPAEKLTAVGLQVASLSQEGVGRDLWEEARVRHEEIQTLLKKALAHCPCPAGPTAHLACLELRGVAIKGQGLEGEVTCKGRRDLPLQNSPGLDHSPKSCWPPWAPRRGQNRNFRADPPPQEAGQAVEAGEGKSIPRPLDSAPERFLATLFSWQRLPRQSQIPRPPGGSFSSEGTDSQTSLEDSPQTSPPASL; encoded by the exons ATG GACCCCCCATCCCTGGACACAGCCATCCAGCACACCCTGGCAGGTCTCTATCCCCCTTTTGAGGCCACAGCACCCACCATCTTGGGTCAAGTGTTCCGTCTCCTGGATTCTGACTTCCGGGGCGATGGGCTGAGCTTCCTCCTGGATTTCCTGATCCCTGCCAAGCGCCTGTGTGAACAAGTGCGCGAAGCAGCCTGT GCCCCCTACTCACACCGCGTCTTCCTGCACGAGGGCTGGCCGCTGTGCCTGCGGAATGAGGTTGTGGTCCACCTGGCACCCCTCAATCCCCTCTTACTGCGCCAGGGGGACTTCTACCTCCAAGTTGAGCCCCAGGAGGAGCAGTCTGTCTGCATCATGATCAAGTGCCTCTCTGTGGACCTCCGCACAGTGGACACGAAGCCTGTTCCCGTGGCATCCTACCCTGTACTTTTCACCCAAGCATGGCTGGAGGCCATCAACGGTGACTTTGAGGGAAGTCCCCTACACAACTGCCTGGTAGCTTCAGGAGATGGGATTGCCCCTGTGCCCTGGACCAAGATAACCAGTCCAGAGTTTGTGGATGACAGACCCCAAGCAGTAAATGTCCTCTCCTCTGCTTGGAGATCCCTTCAATTAGAAGCACTGGATTTGAGCAGCCCTCAAGAGCTGCACCAGGCCAGGTCCCCTGGCAGCCAGGTGCTGCTCACCCAGAGTTTGGCCAAGGGCAAGGGCAGGACATATGGGAACAAGTATCCAGGACTCATCAAGGTGGAGCAAACTGGGCCTGGGGAGGTGGCCTTTAGGATGGATGACGTGACCAGTCAGGACTTGGAGGGAGATTACGTGGCTCTCCTGGACTTTTCCCAAGAGAGCAGAGGAGTGTCTCCCAGGAAGGAGATGGAGACATCCAATGGGTGTCGTTTGGGGGCACTGGTAGAGCTATCTGGAGCAAAGGAAATCCCTTTCTCGCAAAGGATTCTGCCTCTCTCAGGGGCCAGTGGAGGGCATTCCTTGGAAAAATGGGCTTGTGAGAAGCCAGCAAGCTCAGAGGAGGAACTCTGTGTTTTGGGCTTGAGGACAAAGGTTAATCATAAAGTCCCCACCCAAGACTCAGAACACCAACCCCAAGAGCCCTACCTCAGCATCCTTGTAAACCCACTGCATTGTGCCTCTGGCCTCAGGGTGGGTGTCTCAGAAGAGCCTGCTGCGTCCAAGACACAGGGACCTCTGGGAAACCCAGAGAGTATGGTCCAGTTCAGTCTTGGACCAAAACAAGCATCCTCTCCCCGGCTGCGCCCATCTTCTCCTCCTGCTGCTCCAGCCCCTGAAACCAAGATGGAAGAGAGGACCAAACAGGGAGATGGGAGACTTCCCAAGCCTGTGACCAGCCCCAGTAGAAACACTTCCTCTTTCAGTTCCCCCGCTCCTGGGCTCAAACTCTCACTCTTAAAGGGGCAGAGGCAAGCCCGTGCGCCCCCGGAAAAAGTCTCACTCCAGCATGATGGGCCCTGGAAGGTCTTGTGTTCGCTCTACTCTCCCAAACCCAGCCGAGCCAAGTGCTTGGGGAAAG CTGGAACAACTCAGACCAAAACATCTGGCCCAGACGCTGACTCAGACCCACTGACTGAGCAAAAGGATGGCTTCCCAGAAGCTTTGGCAGGCCCTCCAGAGAAAGGCCCCACTCTGACAGAGGACCCCCCAGGGCCTGAGCCCAGGATTGGGACTCTGAGTGTTGAGATCTTCCGTTCCAGGATAGCATGCCTGCCAG GCGGTCGGGACAGGGCGGGGCGGCCCCTGCTTCTGGTGTCCACCACCAAGGGCCCCTGGGAGGCGCCATGGTGCACGGCCTCAGAGGTCACCAAGCTGTTCTCCTACCTGTGCACCGTCCCCAG GCCTGAAGATAAAACCAAGGGGCTGGCGGTTGTGATTGATGCCAGGAAACAGCCCCCACATCCTGGTCTGGTCAGTGCCCTGCAGGCCACCCAG GCTCTGGTTCCAGCCTCCATCCGTGCTATGCTAttcctgggggagaaggaggctgctctccagctggaggcattACCTGACATCCAG GTAGAGGTGCTGACCTCACTGAAGGCCCTCAGTCACCACGTGGACCCCAGCCAGCTGCCCACGGCCCTGGAAGGCCCCTTCCCCTACTGCCATGGCGAGTGGGTGCAATTCTTCCAG AAGCTGGACCCTTTCCTTGCTGACCTCCGCCAGGCTTCCTCCCTGCTAAAGGCTTCTATCAAGGAGTTTGAGAAGTGCGACCCCCCTGGAGGGGTGCAG GAGGCCTCTAGGTGTCTGAGCAAATCCAAGGAGCTGATGGAGGCCGTGCTGAGGGACCCAggcctcctgggcctccagcGGGAAGGTGGAGCCACGCTGGCCAGGCTGTGGCAGGAAGGCAGCAGGCTGGACTTCAACCCGGACGTCAG gagCCACCTGGCTGAAGCTGCTGCTCTGTACAGCCTCGTGGATGAGCAGCTGCATGTCCTTGTCACCGCGTCCAACCATCTCCTGAGGAGGCTGGAGCTCCGGGTCCGCCTGGGCCGCCTGGAGGCTGCCATCCACCAG gtcGGCAACTGGATAGAGCAGGAAGGAAACCGGTGCCTGCAGGTGCTGACCCCCAAGGACGGAAGCTTGGAGACAGTGGAGAAAGCCCATGCAGAGTTTGAGGACTTCTTCCTTCAGGCTGCG gCCCAGTACCGCCATGGCCTGGAGCTGTCCAAGGAGGCGGCCCAGCTGGGAGCTGCAGCCCGAGGGTccggggaggcaggagggacgGAGCTTCCGGAGCTGGTAGCCTTCTCCTTCACCCAGCGGGCCTTCCAGGCTAAGCTGACCCACTTCTACATGGCAGCTGAGCGGCAACGCACCGACCTGGAGAccctgctccacctccaccacttcTGTAAGAAG GTGACCTGGTTCCACATGGACTGTCAGGACCTGATGGCCCAACTCAGGCTTGGCAAGGCCCAAAAGGCCAGCCCTGGGGACCAGCGCCGCCTCCACCGTTACCTGCAGCGCCTGGCGTCTGAGTTCCCTGCTGAGAAGCTCACGGCCGTGGGGCTGCAGGTGGCCTCTCTGAGCCAGGAGGGCGTGGGCCGGGACCTGTGGGAGGAGGCCCGGGTGAGACATGAGGAGATCCAGACCCTCCTGAAGAAGGCACTGGCCCACTGTCCATGCCCAGCAGGCCCCACTGCCCACCTGGCATGCCTGGAACTCAGAGGGGTGGCCATCAagggccaggggctggaaggagaagTCACTTGCAAGGGAAGACGGGACCTGCCACTCCAGAACTCACCGGGCCTGGATCATTCACCAAAATCCTGTTGGCCTCCTTGGGCGCCCAGACGGGGACAGAACAGAAATTTCCGGGCAGACCCTCCACCCCAGGAAGCTGGCCAGGCTGTTGAGGCTGGTGAAGGTAAAAGCATCCCCAGGCCCCTCGATTCTGCCCCCGAGCGTTTTCTGGCCACCCTCTTCTCCTGGCAGCGGCTCCCCAGGCAGAGTCAAATCCCCCGTCCCCCTGGGGGCAGCTTCTCCTCAGAGgggacagactcacagacgtctCTGGAAGACTCACCACAGACAAGTCCTCCCGCGTCCCTCTAG